The following are encoded in a window of Deltaproteobacteria bacterium genomic DNA:
- the adhE gene encoding bifunctional acetaldehyde-CoA/alcohol dehydrogenase has product MATESEAKEVKEIKEKKLDELIEKMSLAQQEYSTFTQEQVDLIFSKAAFAAAAARIELAKMAVEETGMGIVEDKVIKNHFASEYIYNQYRDVKTCGLIEEDLTWGICKYAEPIGLIAGIIPTTNPTSTAIFKALISLKTRNGIIFSPHPRAKKSTIATAKIILDAAVSAGAPAHIIGWIDDPSVELSKRLMHHPKINLILATGGPYMVKEAYSSGKPAIGVGAGNTPAIIDETCHLKMAVNSILLSKTFDNGVICASEQSVVVVASKYEEVKQEFKFRGAHILSETEKQKVAKVIIIDGKLNADIVGQSAQKIAHLAGVEVAETTKVLLAEVEKIGSDEPFSYEKLSPVLGLYRAVDYHDAVDKAVRLVEFGGVGHTGTLYTDARNKERVQYLSERMKAGRILVNMPASQGAIGDIYNFRLEPSLTLGCGSWGGNSVSENVGVKHLLNIKVNAERRENMLWFKVPPKIYFKYGCMPLALGELKGKSKVFLVTDKPLYDMGYSEKVIKPLRHMGIDCRVFSDVEPDPTLATVKKGVEMMKSFQPDVILALGGGSPMDAAKIMWLMYENPDTEFESLALRFMDIRKRIYHFPMLGKKAILVAIPTTSGTGSEVTPFAVVTDEKTGRKYPIADYELTPNIAIVDPELVMKMPKKLTSYGGYDALTHGIESFVSVFATEFTNPYSLEAIRLIFKYLPTAYREGENNQKAREKIHYAATLAGLGFANAFLGICHSLAHTLGAEFHVAHGLANALMICEVIRFNATDAPRKQATFPQYKYPLAMDRYAKINNHLGLGGSTPREKVDLLIEALDELKRQIDIPLSIKDAGVVESVFLEKLDMMSEKAFDDQCTGANPRYPSMKELRTIYLRAYYGSSYKEA; this is encoded by the coding sequence ATGGCTACAGAATCTGAAGCAAAAGAAGTTAAAGAAATAAAAGAAAAAAAACTGGATGAGTTAATAGAAAAAATGTCCCTGGCTCAGCAAGAGTATAGTACTTTTACCCAGGAGCAAGTGGATCTTATTTTCTCGAAGGCGGCCTTTGCGGCGGCGGCGGCACGGATTGAATTGGCCAAAATGGCGGTAGAAGAGACGGGAATGGGAATTGTTGAAGACAAGGTGATCAAGAATCACTTTGCCTCTGAATATATCTACAATCAGTATCGAGATGTGAAAACCTGTGGTTTGATTGAAGAAGATTTAACCTGGGGTATTTGTAAATATGCGGAGCCTATTGGATTGATTGCTGGAATTATTCCAACGACGAATCCTACGTCCACGGCGATTTTTAAAGCGTTGATTTCGTTAAAAACTCGAAATGGCATTATCTTTTCTCCACATCCGAGGGCCAAGAAATCAACGATTGCCACAGCGAAAATTATTTTGGATGCCGCTGTATCTGCAGGGGCACCCGCTCATATTATTGGGTGGATTGATGACCCTTCTGTGGAGCTATCGAAACGTCTCATGCATCATCCAAAAATAAATTTAATTCTAGCAACGGGTGGCCCTTACATGGTCAAGGAAGCCTATTCGTCTGGAAAGCCTGCCATTGGCGTCGGAGCTGGAAATACTCCTGCGATTATTGATGAGACTTGTCACTTAAAGATGGCAGTTAATTCTATCTTGTTAAGTAAAACTTTTGATAACGGAGTGATCTGTGCTTCCGAGCAATCCGTCGTGGTTGTCGCTTCAAAATATGAAGAAGTGAAACAAGAATTTAAATTCCGTGGAGCTCATATTTTATCGGAAACGGAAAAACAAAAAGTAGCCAAAGTTATTATTATCGATGGAAAATTAAATGCCGACATCGTCGGTCAATCAGCACAAAAAATTGCTCACTTGGCAGGGGTTGAGGTAGCGGAAACGACAAAGGTTTTGTTGGCTGAGGTTGAAAAAATTGGAAGTGATGAGCCTTTCTCCTATGAAAAATTGTCACCCGTATTAGGTCTTTACCGTGCTGTGGATTATCACGATGCCGTTGATAAGGCTGTTAGATTAGTTGAGTTTGGAGGTGTGGGGCACACTGGTACTTTGTACACGGATGCTCGAAATAAAGAACGAGTTCAATACCTAAGTGAAAGAATGAAAGCTGGACGAATACTAGTAAACATGCCGGCGTCCCAAGGGGCCATTGGGGATATATATAATTTTCGCTTAGAGCCGTCTTTAACCCTTGGCTGTGGTTCTTGGGGCGGAAATTCTGTAAGTGAAAATGTGGGAGTCAAACATTTGTTAAATATTAAAGTCAATGCTGAAAGAAGAGAGAACATGCTTTGGTTTAAAGTCCCTCCAAAAATTTATTTTAAGTATGGATGTATGCCCTTAGCTTTAGGGGAACTTAAAGGGAAATCCAAGGTGTTTCTAGTTACGGATAAACCGCTTTACGATATGGGTTACAGCGAAAAAGTGATCAAGCCCCTAAGGCATATGGGAATTGATTGCCGTGTTTTTAGTGATGTCGAGCCAGATCCAACCTTAGCAACTGTTAAAAAAGGTGTTGAAATGATGAAATCCTTTCAACCGGATGTGATTTTAGCATTGGGTGGAGGCTCACCCATGGATGCAGCGAAGATCATGTGGCTCATGTATGAAAATCCAGATACAGAGTTTGAAAGTTTAGCTTTGCGATTTATGGATATACGAAAAAGAATTTACCATTTTCCAATGTTAGGAAAGAAAGCCATACTTGTCGCTATCCCAACCACTTCAGGAACCGGTTCAGAGGTAACACCTTTTGCCGTTGTTACGGATGAAAAGACGGGAAGAAAATATCCCATTGCCGATTACGAGTTGACTCCAAATATTGCTATCGTGGATCCAGAATTAGTGATGAAAATGCCAAAAAAATTAACATCCTATGGTGGCTACGATGCCCTCACTCATGGGATAGAAAGTTTTGTTTCGGTATTTGCCACCGAGTTTACGAACCCTTACAGCCTGGAAGCGATACGATTGATATTTAAATATTTACCGACCGCCTACCGAGAGGGTGAGAACAATCAGAAAGCACGTGAAAAAATTCACTATGCAGCGACACTTGCAGGACTTGGGTTTGCCAATGCCTTTTTGGGAATTTGTCACTCTTTAGCCCATACTCTTGGAGCTGAGTTTCATGTGGCCCATGGTTTAGCTAATGCCTTGATGATTTGCGAAGTCATTAGGTTTAATGCGACGGACGCCCCCAGAAAACAGGCGACATTTCCACAATACAAGTACCCCTTAGCCATGGATAGATATGCCAAAATTAACAACCATTTAGGTTTAGGTGGTTCCACCCCTAGGGAAAAGGTTGATTTGTTAATCGAAGCCCTCGATGAATTAAAAAGACAAATCGATATTCCCCTATCTATCAAGGATGCGGGAGTCGTTGAAAGCGTGTTTCTAGAAAAACTAGATATGATGTCAGAGAAGGCTTTTGACGATCAATGCACAGGTGCCAATCCACGTTATCCCTCCATGAAGGAACTTCGTACCATCTATTTAAGAGCGTATTACGGCAGTTCCTACAAAGAGGCTTAG
- a CDS encoding PAS domain S-box protein produces MINQSLDIQASYQIIQLIERSKQNSEMIIETLPDLFLVIDGRGRIFKSNHESCKFFGLVPEQVIGYSFSTHIESEEWNLIQGHLLRLVTDKDVSSFEMPIIVRGSEKTYLWSVSRFGDFAEKDLVLYSLQGRDITLLRTYQKKINDIFSSIPLGIFTVNSLGRIDDAFSEYTRFMLGRSDIAGKTLQEIIFDPAKEWMDVAGREGFKTMMNSINRPLRDFDILSETFPKQIYYPLPHSIGDKGRYLGIKVQSIAWGEQVSGLLVIIEDRTLIVEAEKADEKGRLLQDQSIERAIQLKRTDPQILEIVMSDLHRLFTDLGDCVLTQTSDSFMNVLHSVKANSRLAGLSNLQKITHSFESKLRESDNFSWEVVYTNIDALLNEWREIVALEKILNASTKVTPTQHFESLNRSPWKLYKESVSNQRSKTEFEKYLKKISLSSLSQLEPMVMGMVSTASSQTGKKIKIIFSWDRDFQLDLDLLSEIRVCLSHLVNNSIDHGFETPTERVAKGKGATGLLHLGSILSNDGLILFMEDDGGGLNTSRILEKAISQQLITRDHAKSLSEGEINDFIFSPGFSTKTNISEMSGRGIGLAAVREICIKYGGNCKATSTAQGVTRFELHFQTNE; encoded by the coding sequence ATGATCAATCAAAGTTTAGACATCCAAGCAAGTTACCAAATAATTCAATTGATCGAAAGATCTAAACAGAACTCCGAAATGATCATTGAAACCCTTCCAGATCTTTTTTTAGTCATTGATGGCCGTGGAAGGATCTTTAAATCAAATCATGAAAGTTGTAAATTTTTTGGTCTGGTTCCAGAACAAGTCATTGGCTATTCCTTTAGCACTCATATCGAAAGCGAAGAGTGGAACCTTATTCAAGGGCATCTGTTAAGGCTCGTCACTGATAAAGATGTATCCTCTTTTGAAATGCCAATTATTGTTCGAGGCTCTGAGAAAACCTATCTTTGGTCCGTTTCCAGATTTGGAGATTTCGCTGAAAAAGACTTAGTTTTGTATTCACTTCAAGGTCGTGACATCACTTTGTTAAGGACCTATCAGAAAAAAATAAATGATATTTTTTCAAGTATTCCTTTAGGCATTTTTACAGTCAATTCTTTGGGAAGAATTGATGATGCTTTTTCTGAATACACTCGCTTTATGTTAGGCAGATCAGACATTGCTGGGAAAACACTCCAAGAAATTATTTTTGATCCCGCAAAGGAATGGATGGACGTCGCTGGTCGTGAAGGTTTTAAAACCATGATGAATTCGATCAATCGTCCGTTAAGAGATTTTGATATTCTTTCAGAGACCTTTCCAAAACAAATCTACTACCCCCTGCCTCATTCCATTGGCGACAAAGGTAGATATCTTGGAATTAAAGTTCAATCTATTGCGTGGGGTGAACAAGTTTCGGGTCTGTTGGTGATCATAGAGGATCGCACGCTCATTGTCGAAGCTGAAAAGGCCGATGAGAAGGGCCGACTACTTCAAGATCAATCCATAGAACGCGCCATACAATTAAAAAGAACCGACCCCCAGATTCTTGAAATTGTGATGTCTGATTTACATCGCCTCTTTACGGATCTAGGCGACTGTGTCTTAACACAAACATCCGATTCATTTATGAATGTTCTTCACTCGGTGAAAGCAAATTCCCGATTGGCAGGATTAAGTAATTTACAAAAAATCACCCATTCCTTTGAGTCAAAATTGCGCGAGTCAGATAATTTTTCTTGGGAAGTTGTCTATACAAATATTGATGCACTTCTTAATGAGTGGCGAGAAATCGTCGCCTTAGAGAAAATCCTAAACGCCAGTACAAAGGTCACCCCAACTCAGCACTTCGAAAGTTTAAATCGGTCTCCTTGGAAACTTTATAAAGAATCCGTATCAAACCAACGATCCAAGACCGAGTTTGAAAAATATCTGAAAAAAATCTCACTCAGCTCTTTAAGTCAGTTAGAACCCATGGTGATGGGAATGGTCAGCACTGCAAGTTCACAAACAGGTAAAAAAATAAAAATTATTTTTTCCTGGGATCGTGATTTTCAGTTAGATTTGGATCTGTTGAGTGAAATTAGAGTCTGTTTAAGCCACCTCGTAAACAATTCAATTGATCATGGTTTTGAAACTCCTACAGAAAGAGTTGCTAAAGGAAAAGGGGCTACAGGACTTTTACATCTTGGTTCGATCTTATCTAATGACGGTTTAATTTTATTTATGGAAGATGATGGCGGCGGACTTAATACATCTAGAATACTAGAAAAGGCTATTTCCCAACAATTAATTACTAGGGATCATGCCAAATCTCTATCTGAAGGAGAAATCAATGACTTTATTTTTTCTCCTGGATTTTCAACTAAAACAAATATTTCAGAAATGAGTGGCCGAGGGATAGGGTTAGCAGCTGTTCGAGAAATATGTATAAAATATGGAGGAAATTGCAAGGCCACCTCAACAGCCCAAGGGGTCACGCGATTTGAGTTACATTTTCAAACCAATGAATAA